In Cryptomeria japonica chromosome 10, Sugi_1.0, whole genome shotgun sequence, a genomic segment contains:
- the LOC131859404 gene encoding uncharacterized protein LOC131859404 — protein MSSSIPTPTPGARPSRKDPTWKYGISGNKKGEVTCTECGKWMIGGINKLKYHIAKIIGQNLEICLASTPEMFREMKALLAGFEMRKEEKQKTKEVIAAALSSPTTLDALGGPSPRQHSSFGKSPEVSFSTASQIPPLLGPNYFIPQNVSGARPSLEGTGWNKEKHHEARMAATNFWYYNNLPFNAANNPYLEGLINAFTVIGKEFKAPTAKDLSGPLLQEVIKITQVVIYDQIFFWRSKGCSILSDES, from the coding sequence ATGTCAAGTTCAATTCCAACTCCAACTCCAGGGGCGAGGCCATCTAGAAAAGACCCAACATGGAAGTATGGAATATCGGGGAATAAAAAGGGTGAGGTCACTTGTACTGAATGTGGTAAATGGATGATAGGGGGCATCAATAAATTAAAATACCACATTGCAAAAATAATTGGACAAAATTTGGAGATATGTCTTGCATCAACTCCGGAGATGTTTAGAGAGATGAAAGCCCTTCTTGCTGGCTTTGAgatgagaaaagaagaaaagcaaaaaACCAAAGAAGTCATAGCAGCAGCATTATCCAGTCCTACAACATTAGATGCCCTTGGTGGCCCAAGTCCAAGACAACATTCATCTTTTGGTAAGAGTCCCGAGGTTTCTTTTTCTACTGCTAGTCAGATTCCTCCTTTATTGGGACCAAATTATTTTATTCCACAGAATGTTTCAGGAGCAcgaccttcacttgaaggtaccgGATGGAATAAAGAAAAACATCACGAAGCTAGGATGGCAGCAACAAATTTTTGGTACTACAATAATTTAcctttcaatgcagcaaacaacCCATATTTGGAAGGATTGATAAATGCATTCACAGTTATAGGCAAGGAGTTTAAGGCCCCAACAGCTAAAGACTTGAGTGGGCCATTGCTACAGGAAGTCATAAAAATTACACAAGTTGTGATTTATGACCAAATTTTTTTTTGGAGGAGCAAAGGATGTAGCATTTTATCAGATGAATCATGA